The DNA sequence ATAGGGGCCATAGGTACAACAGGGGCACATGGCTCAACCAACATGGCAGACTGAGTGGAAAAAGGGTATGACCATCACTTTGGAGGAAGTGTAGTTGAAATTTTCTTTGACAATTACCTTTTATATCACATTGTGGTATTAGGGAAATGTCAGGCTCGATCAAATTAGCTTCAGAACTCTTCTATACATTTCGTCGAACACTTGTGATAGTTAAGTCTGCTGGGAGTGTCTTTTGGATTGCTGCATCGATTGAAACATTGTTGAGGAAATTGGATTGCTCACTATCAATCTCCAGAGCATAACAAATAATTTTGCATTGGTCTTGGCCATTTTGGATCACCGGAACACCATCGCCGACCAACTAGTGCATTTCTGGGTTCTTGAGCTGATCATGATGAAAGAATGCCATAATGGATTGGTATAAAACTTTGCTTGCATGGTCCTTAGGCGTTGGAGATGAATTTCCAATAGCCAATTGATCGTAATTTGGACCAAAATTGGATTTGTCCGTTTGTCGAACACCTGGAGTGTTCACGCTGCCAGGAATATTTGATTCCAAAATTGGAGCTTGTGATTGACACCCATGTGAAATTGGAGGTGAAATCAGATCCTCCTCATCAAAACGAGCAGATTGGTATCGAGTTTTCCCTATTTGGACCCCTGGAACACTATCGACGGCCATTTCTGTTATGCCGAAAATCTGCAACTCATCATAGACGACTATTCCCACGGTGGAAATGCCTGCGCCTGATGATGGATAAGAGTTTCCATGGCttagaattttgaaatttggCCCAGAACTCGCTTGGGAAATTTCAGAGGCTCCCAGGCGATATTTGTTAACAGTGATCCCTGTGCCTTTTTGGAGATCTGTCATGACTAGGGTGTTATTTGGGAATAGGGTATGTTAGGGGAGGTGTGCATTTATAGGATGTATCTTTTGGTGGTGGTCCGGTGGTTTCTCACTGGTGGACGAAAGCGCTGGGGCCATTTCGCCACTGGCGCGTTACTGTAGCTTTCAGTCGCCTGTACGGAGAGGATTCTAGAAAATGGCGCAGGActagcacatagatgttaggcattaTTTTTTGAGGAAAAACTTTGAGAAgggtttgatcactgtggaattttgtgttACTGATAAACAAATACTTGtcatcttcacaaaagctctcagtagagatcactttgaaagtaacaggttagaattagggatgattaagatcacctaaactAAACTGGTTCTAACCCAATGATTGGTTagataatttgtgaattttgcaaataattagattagatatttctcagtctcatacttttattagtatactcttgtgTTGTGTGCTAAAAATTCTCACTGATGTCTAATGATATTTCCCTtataattttggaaaaaatcaatCTTACACAAGAGAATTTTTAGTGAAGAACGTGGTTCATCGAGCTTATAAGGTTTGTATTAAACACTgcgcataatttgaaataattgtATTTGAATCATGATTTAAAAAGAGTCCCACTTTGTCCCAAACAAATTTTGAACCAATCAGTTATCAACGAACCAGTTTTACCAAGAGTCTCACGCGCCATAATTGCCGAAATTCTAGGGAAGAGCCCAACATTGTGTCATACTGAAACTCCCAAAGTGATTAGACCTCTTGATTTCAAAAAGTGTCATTACACACTCAACCTACCCTCCTTTAAATTGATCTATAATTATCATATCCTCTCATTTCtcattttccaaagaccaaagtTTCTAAGCCTTAATATTCTCTTGAATTTCTTCATCTACCTACACTGATCAAATGGCCAACTTATCTGAAAATCCCAAGAACACTGAGAATCCTCCTTCATCACCCAAAGAACCTTCACCCACAATTCAACCACCCAAACCCCCAAGAAAAAGCATATCAAAATGATTGCACGTAGAATAGTAGCAAGCAAAGAACAAGCCAAGAAATTGAATAAGAAGCTACAAGCCAATCAAGCAAAAGAACCACAAAATTCCGATGATTCTTTTTGGTCTGCGACTGAGGGGGAAGAACTAGTTTCTTCTAAAACTGAACATGTAACCTCTAAGTTTCCCACCTCTAAGTTTGGTTCTGAAATTGTAGAAAATCTTAAGAATCGATTTGTTTTGGTTAGGTCTATGGCTGGTATTGAAAAGGAAAATGTTGTTACTGAAGacattggtggtaaaaataaaaaataaaaataaaaataaaacaagagCGAGGTGTTGAGGTTGATGCGAGGGGAAGGGTAAAAGAACAAGTGGATGGATTTGATTTACCTATTGGTTATGGATTACATGAGGAGACATGTGCAATGGTGGTTTGGAGTGAAAAGATTAGTGAAGATGATAAGACTTTGAATGAAAGTATAGGGATAGAATCATAGGATATATGTGATAGGTCTGGTGATAGAAGTGCAGCATATGTGTTGGTTAGGTTAAGAAAACGGTTTCATGAATCAGTTCCTTCTCCTGCTAAAATAGAAAAGAGTCCAGATCTGCTGCAAAAGGTGTCAAATAGTTATAATTAAAAGAAGAAGAGCAAAGTTGGAAAGACTGCAGGAAAAGGGCATGGGTGGCAAAAAGAAAAATTCTCCTTCAATCCATGTAGAAATTCCTCTCATAAGAGGAAGAACTACAAGGACCCAGAAGAACCAGAGTGAGGCCAATGTAAAAAGGGCCTTAGTTGAGAGTGCCAAGAAAGTCGcttggaaaagaaagaaaaaaggctGGTAAGCCAAGTGTAGTAGTACAGATTGAggagatgaacctggttcttgaAGATAAATATGAGGATGTGGAAGTACTCACCCCTAGTGTCAAAAAGAGAAAGACTTCTCAAAAGAATTCTCAAGAAACAGAGGCTAAGACAGAGGGCTCAATTGTCTCTAAAAGAACTAGGTCTGCCAAAAGGAGCAAGGAGGCTCAAATAGTGAAAGAAAATGGCGAAGGATGCTGAAATTGAAAGGCTAAAGAAACGATTGGTTGAAGTAGAGGTTGAAAACGACTCTCTCAGGTCTAAGCTTGCAAAGGAAAAATAGAAGAATGGATGCATTCTTCAAGACATGTTAAAGCTGCTTCAGGCCAGAAAccaagaacctggttcttcacAATCTTAAATCCTTCCTAGCCTAGTTTGTAACCAGTGATCCGAGTGGGGtgtttctttttgtctttttgctCATGGTTCAgtacttttatttctttttatgctttgtggatgaaTTTTATCAATGATAACCACTCTTGTTGCtctaattgtttgttgatatttcttatatGGATAATATCCTTAGATAGATAAGAGAAACATGAATCCATGCTTGCAATTGAAGTAGCCTCAATGACCATGAGTAAGATCTACTAAAATCTGGTTATATAACTTAATTATGTAatttttttatgatgccaaaaggtgGAAGATAGGTTGTGTTTTTGCTTTGGGCTGTAatatttataacctaatgaacttggtccttgatgatttgtgactttaaaatagaatgtgttctaacattgtgttgatgttgagctgagttaAAATAGGTTCCACGCTTATGAAAGGCATAGAGTTTGTCATCATTAAAAAAGGGGAATTTGTTGGCCTGAGTTAGTtttattttgatgattgacaaaggaacacataCATGAACCATGTCCATACACAATGTATGCATGGCACGAgcagattcaagcacaaggcatgcacgtgGAGGGGATATTCAtaagtggttatatctgatatcccttgaacgaaaagattgcataattgataaggagaaggactccttacttgaagagaactctatcctagataagggaggagttagaagttgaagataactagaactcttccaccatggaagagtaaagcattagaactctagttaatccttattctactaactctctctctctctctctctctctctctctctctctctctctctctctctatatatatatatatatatatatatatatatcagttgcGTTCTCTTTTACGAGCAACACACACATATAGAAGTGAAAGcacgaattgagagcaaaatagcaagatattttgtgagcaattcATGTGAGATTCAAGAGTGTGATCATGAAGCTACACgaaccagattgaagaaccagTTCCATAAAAAgttttatgtatttttctttatttctagttcagAGTGTAGTAGGCGTTTtgaattgtacctttcagctttcttagAAGCAAATTGTACTAGATACCTGAGTTGTatcattcaagttagagttaacttgaagtagtcgcAACAACTTGTGGTGTGTTGCTACAAGGgatagagttaatccttaggtttgtaGGAGTTTGTAAACTTAATTGTTGGCTCTGAGTTATAATGAAGTGTTTGGAAAAATCCTATTGGGTAGTAGATcatgattttttcaccttttgagccgggtattttttacataaaaatccttgtattctttactttctgcattatttattccgcaacagtagatTAAGGAATGCATAGAAGAACTAGGTACTTCAATAATCTAGTACACACGAAAattggacaccatacaaatcacCCTTCTTGTGTGacattgaagtataaaatatcagTACGGCATGAACCTATTAATGTATTCAATATGGTGTAATTGGCACAAGCCATGGTCCCTACAGGAGATGAATATGATATAGTATGTACTATGAAACTTAAGTAAAGAGAAAAATATTCGGATACAAATTTTAATAATGGACATGGTGTGTAAGCGGGGGACGCGCAAACATAGTAATATAGGAGTACAAATTACAGTAAATACTAAACTATAGATACTTAGATACCTGACATAGTAGGAAAATATATCCTTATTAAACCGAGAAGAGAACATAGCTAATCTAGTGAATAAGCTATGGTTGATCTAGTAGTTTTGACTTAAACCCTTTATACCATAatataagtaaaaataataaattctaAATCCAGTAAAATATATCGACTGGGTATTTTACTTGCTTCATCCAGCTTAGAAAAAGCAGAATGTAGCACAAGCCATGGCGGATACCAAGTAAGAGATGGAGCAGATTCTGCAGAACTTTGCTGCCTTCGGCCATTTGCTGCTCAAGTACAACGTACTGAACGAAGTCGCGAAAGATAACATAAGAAATACTACAAATGCATGGAATAAAGATTGCATTTCCATAGAAATGAATACAGGAACTCGGTGTTGGCCTATGTATTTGCAGGGAAGAAAAGGCAGGAAAGTTGCTAAACCAGAAGTGATAGTCACAATCTTGGCTGCCGTTAGTCGATCTTCTTCAATTGATGTTAGGAGCAGCAAAAAATTATTATCTTTTTGCTTAGTTTGTTTCCGAAATATTCTCTTAAGGAGTTTTTTGTTATCCATGCAAAATATAAGGATTGATCTATTTAGTATGGCTATTGGATCGGAAGAAATGCTGGTGTTTGAGTTTATTTATTATGGTTACATCCGATGATTTCCAAGAAACATGATGTGATGGTTACAACTGGAGGTAACTCATAAAGCTAGGAATTGCTAAGAGGATTTTAACAAAGGGAGTTTCCCAGCAACGGCATAGAAAATTAGAAGAAATTGAAGTCCAAGCATTTGTTGTCGACATAACTCATAAAGATAGAAATTGTTTAAGAAAGTTAGATTTCATAGTTAGTAGGTTCGGGGAAATTGCGGACGAAATTAAGGGTAACTCATGAAGCTAGAAAAATATTTTGACTAGGAAGATGTGAATTTCTAGGCAGCACAATAGAAGTGTTGGGATTAAAggtggtgaatgggaaatggaggaaagaaATGTGAAGGGAAAGTGAACTGCTTTATGCTTTGGAAAGAGCAATTGTCCTTcattggtggtggaaagaaaGGGATTGTGCTTATATAGAGAAAACACTTCCCTTGGTGTTAAATAGGTTGGAAAGAAggtaagcctcgcgccgtcgtcgttaTTCGCTCGGcttgagatttgaatttggatttggtcaaagattgattgactAATCTTTTttaacaaaatttctttcaattatttaagtaattaacaaaaagtcaatccggaataacccaggaCCTGCGACGCGGCGCGACCCGGTCCGTTTCTTTCccgaattattataaattatttttttggaataTTTTGAACATTTCCGCCTGTTCCAACAACCATaactgtttctgaaaggttgcaaactaTTCAGAAACAGTACtagaaaatggctataaatatgccttgatccCAGAATCTTTTCTTACGAAATTTTCGGAACGTCTTCTCCTTCTTCTACACAATGAAAATTCCATTGTGATTTACAGCCATTAAGTGGTTCGTCGTTCACCAGCGTTTTGGGTACCGAtactctggtgagttaaatcactctatcttgggaggataatattccaacacctcgggtacttgggggcaataatttccttaaggacacaccgTGCATTCAATGGGCTCAATCTTATTCCGAAATATATTTACTAATTCTGGTTTCTGACAATCTCCAATTTCTGTCTTATTTATGTTTTTCTTGTTTTTGTTTTATGTTACAGAAATTTACCGTTTTgtaatattatattatagtaatacagattgctaacaatcttaaggaaattactTCTATACTGTAATTTGTATTCTgttttggagattaaaaccttcgtggttttctactccttctgaatttttctatttctaatttgaaaatataaaaacttcatcggagtattaaaaattagaaacgatttgaagaacataaaaacttcatcgtttttcttATGAAACAGTATATACAAAACTTCGGTTTTTGTTTATTAAACGTACCGTCTATTATAAATTACAATACTGTTTACTATTCTATATTTTgtcattaattgaactcttctgttgttagTAGTGAGAAGTGGCAATTGATAATGAAAATCCTTCtgcgactgttgcggcaacgacgatagcctcgtcaagccgaactGTTGTGCCATTGGCCGAAAAACCAGGGAAATAttctggagccaacttcaaaggatggcagcaaagggtgttcttttggcttaccacacttggtatgcagaaattcaccagTGAAGACCCTCCAGTGCCTGCGGCCGACATGCCAGACAATGAAAAATTTATGATCGTTGAGGCGTGGAAACAAGTAGATTTTTTTTGCAAAGGCTACATCCTAAGTGCTttggaggatgacttgtacaatgtctacAATGTTATGAATACTTCAAAAGAATTATGGgatgcacttgagaagaagtacaagactaaaGATGCGTGCTTGAAAATATTTGTGGTTGCCAAGTTTTTAGACTATAAAATAATGGACAGCAAAaccgttggaacccaagttcaagagcttcaacttatttttcacggCCTTAGTGCTGAAGGTATGGTAGTGAATGatgcatttcaagtggctgcaatgattgaaaggTTGCCTTTTTCatggagagatttcaaaaattatctaaaacacaagcgcaaagaaatgaagttggaagatcttgtgatttgtCTCAAGATTGAGGGAGATAACAAAATAACCTAGAAGAAGTCTCGTGAAAATTCAACGATTATgagagctaatatcgttgaggagactgctccaaaaggtaagaagaggaagaggtcttctggacataCTAAGGagaagaacaagaaataattCAAGGGaaactgctacaattgtggagAAGTTgctcacaaagcccctgattgtcgtctcctaaaaaaggataagaaaaggGACATGTCAatatagtggagaagaatgatggcattgaTGATATATGTGCAACGCTTTCGGAATATAACTTAGTTAAAATttgaaggagtggtggattgactctggagtcACTCGACGTATTTGTGCTGTCAAAGAaccatttgcgacttactctacttctggtcccgaagaagaactttccatgggaaatactacaacaaccaagattgaaggttatgggaagatattcttGAACATGACTTTCgacaaggtgttaacgctcaacaacttttagtttcaacttctttacttgttaagaatggattcaaatatatatttgtatctgacaaagttgttgtaagcaagaatgataTGTATCTTGGAAAGGGTTACCTTATAGAGGaccttttcaaactcaatgtaatggttgttgacagtattaaTAAAATATTAACTTCTTCTTCGTTATTGGAGTTAAATGAATTATGGCATGTTCGTTTAGGATATGTTAATTACAAAACCTTGCCGAAGTTAATTAATTAATAAGTATTGCCAAAATTCGAgtataataaattaaaatgtcaaacatCCTTAAAgtctgttgaaaggaattcaaatcctttagacttaatttatactgatatttgtgatatgaagtcaataccatctcatggtggaaaaaagtattttataacttttattgacgattgtactcgatattgttatgtttatttgcttaatagtaaagatgaagtaattgaagcatttaagcaatacaagaatgaagtggagaatcaattgaataaaaagattaaaatgattagaagtgataggggtggagaatacaaatctctGTTTGCAtaaatatgtttggaatatggaattatccatcaaactattgccccttacacacctcaatccaatggaattgcagaaattaaaatcggacattaaagaaaatgatgaatgcCTTATTAATAAGTTCTGTATTACCGCATAATTTGTGGGGgaaagctatccttacagctaaccgaatactcaacagagtagcCCACAGCAAaacacaatctattccatatgaaaaatggaaaggaagaaaacccaacttgaaatatttcaaactgtgggggtgtttagcaaaggtacaagtatgTTTACCCTAAAGGGTAATGATTGAACCAAAAACTGTGGATTGTGTTTTTATTGgatatgcaacaaatagtaaagcatgtcGATTTTTGattcataaatctgataatcccgaaattcatgttaatattgtaattgaatcagataatactgaattctttaaaaatatctatccatataaaactgaatgtgagtcgtcaAGTAAAAGAACTAAACGACCACTGGAACAACCAAAGGAAAATGCTCCAAGTGAAGAGGATCCAAGGtatagcaaacgtcaaagaatatctacttcctttggaccagattttgtgacattcttgattgaaaatgagcctcaaactttcaaagcagttatgtcatcttctgattcagcattttggaaagaggcgaacaatagtgagattcaattatttttggataatcaAACATGtaaattggttgatcttcctccagaaAATAAGCATTTaagttcgaaatggatctttatgaGATAAATGAAagttgatggcactattgacaaataaaaagcaagacttgttgtcaaaggttatagacaaaaagaATGCCtagattactttgacacttactcgccagtaacaaGAATAACATCTATTtgggtgttagtggcactggcGGCAACacatggtcttgaaatccatcaaatggatgttaaaacatctttcttaaatggagaattggaggaagaaatttatatggaacaacctgagggttttgcggttcctggtaaagaaaagaaagtgtgcaaacttgttaagtcgctttatgaaCTTAAACAAGCAAccaaacaatggcatgctaaATTTGACAAAACAATATTGGCAAATGGTTTTAAAATCAACGAGTATgataaatgtgtttacattaaaaacgctccaggtcatgaagtcattgtttatttatatgttgatgacatgttgataatgagcaaagatATGATAGATATAAATTCTACCAAGCGCATGATAGCTAGAAAATTtgacatgaaagacttaggagttgttgATGTGATCTTAGAAattagaattcacaagactccacaaggtatagcattatcacagtctcactatattgaaaaagtacttgacaaattcaagtatttggatttcaagattGCCAAGACTCTAGTTGATGtaagttatgcacttcaaaagaatgaaggtgaaagtgactcacaattggactatgcaagagtattgggaagtgtgatatatatcatgaattgtacgtgaccagatatagcatgtgctattagaaaactgagtcggtttacaagtaatcacaatcaaatacattggatgacaatgaaatgagttttggggtatctgaaacatacccaaGACTATGCTctacattataacaaatatcccttcGTGATTGAGGGATAtggtgatgcaaattggatcactagatcatctgaagttaaatccatgagtggatatatttttataattggGGGTGGAGCATTGTCTTgtaaatcatccaaacaaacgtgtatCACCCCTTCTCAATGGAAActaaattcatagctttagacaaggccggtgaagaagctgaatggcttcggaatttcttggaagatattctatTTTGGCCCAAACTATTTCCACCTATATGTATACATtatgatagtcaagcggcaataggtaGGGCAGGGAGtattatgtataacggaaaatatcGTCACATATGACATAGACACAATactgttagacaactactctctagtggtgttatcacaattgactatatAAAGTCAAAAGATAACGTATCAGATcaacttacaaaaggcctatctagagaggtcGTTGAAAGATTATCGAAGGGAATGGGATTAAGGCATAGGACAAGTCATTATGgaggtaactctacctagaagactggagatcccaagagctaggttcaaagagatcaaataaaattatgaatGACGATTCAACATTATCAAATAACTCAACTCATTCTCGTGataaagacaatgttcagaaatcaaggtaaagcattaagattttttgatgagtcaataaagcttaaagcttcttaatgatttgctaagtctagCAGGAAAtcaccagatagtgtgtctataggcttacacgtttagaaatcacctatatgAGTGTGAAGtttaagccgcttcaaggggaatgaaagtaagggcccattctctaagcactcatgaaatcaGGCAGTGTTCATGGCTAAAACGAACACAAATGTGAGACACTACAAGAAAAACGATTATTAGCGACAAGAAAAATAGTCTCTCAAAATCAGATTCCGGTTATTATCATGATGCCATGTCATTAGAAAAGATGTATTTGTATACATATACAACATTTGAAGTCTAGGCTTTAATGGAAAATAGCGCAAAGTCTTTGCTGCTATCTTTTTGGCTTTTTTATTCTTTGCTTCCCCGCTATGTTTATTTATTTTCCATATGGATGTACCATAAACTTTACAAGAATCAAGTAAATTATCCTCCTTCCAGTATAACATGCAATCATTTATACAAGCATCAATCTTATGGTAGGAAAGCCCAAGATTTCGAATTACCTTCTTTGCTTCATAATATGAATTTGGCAAATCCGCTCCATCCTGCAACAACTCATCCTTTAACATTTTTAATAGCATTGTAAATGACTCATTGCTCCAGCGACCCATACTTTTTATGGGAAGCAATTTATTCAAAGTGGAAAGCTTTGAAATTTTTGAGGTTTGGTATAGTGGCTTCTCACAATCTCTCAATAGACTGTAAAATGTTTTGGTTTCAACACTCGGTTCCTACTGAAGTAAATCATCACAACCAATGTCTCCATTGCTTCCATCATGATTGGGATATACATCTCTCAAAATTTCTTGTATTTCATCCTCACTCTTGTAATCTTCTGCTTCATTATCATCTTCATCTTCAAGTTCCGATTGTGGCTCAACTAAAACTTCTCCATGGTGATACCAAAAagtataattttttattattccattgtcatgacccaaaatcctaacctgtcatgatgacacctatctcaatactaggcaagccgacaaccataataaatcataatttcttttaagtttgaaaacataatatttgaattccatTGAAAATCTCACAAACTACTGGCataaaatacattcccaaaacccggtgtcactaagtacatgagcatctaaatgataccaaagtctgactgataaaaacattaTCTAAAAATacagaacaatacaataactgaaaggaacagagtcaaggtcagcggacgccaaacagttaccttgatagtctccaactaatAACATTGtgagatctaacagtcgtcgtatccggaagtacctagatctgcacacgaggtgcaagacgtagtatgagtacaaccgacttagcaagtaacaatactaaataaagaactgaaagtagtgatgagcttcataGCTGAGTCtgattacagtaatttccaacataataaggtaGGTATGCTGTCATGTTCAatatttaaggccaaaacagtaatttcatgccatgttcaactgaaacagaagataacatctctcagaaattttcaatacagtgatatatgatagctgaagtgaaacaataatgaaatcaaatgcatcctctcaagaCCACAGTCACCCAGCCCTTCCACTagctcagcactcgcactcagtaggtacttgcgctcactggggtgtgtacagacttcggaggggctcctttagcccaagagctataatctgcatggacaactcacgtgctagtataatatctggatctgcacagacaactcacgtgctatagtataatatctggatccgcacggataactcacgtgctatagtataatatctttggatccgcacggataactcacgtgttgcacggacaactcatgtactatagtataatatctcataaCCAGGCCCTCGACCTAACTCAGTCATAAATCTGTCTAGTCTCTCGGggtctcaataatcatgaaaatcctcctatacaacaatgatatgatacatcaataaagaataatagagactgagataaaataaacaagtaaactgtgactgagtac is a window from the Nicotiana tomentosiformis chromosome 10, ASM39032v3, whole genome shotgun sequence genome containing:
- the LOC138900321 gene encoding uncharacterized protein codes for the protein MIARRIVASKEQAKKLNKKLQANQAKEPQNSDDSFWSATEGEELVSSKTEHVTSKFPTSKFGSEIVENLKNRFVLVRSMAGIEKENVVTEDIGVAIDNENPSATVAATTIASSSRTVVPLAEKPGKYSGANFKGWQQRVFFWLTTLGMQKFTSEDPPVPAADMPDNEKFMIVEAWKQVDFFCKGYILSALEDDLYNVYNVMNTSKELWDALEKKYKTKDACLKIFVVAKFLDYKIMDSKTVGTQVQELQLIFHGLSAEGMVVNDAFQVAAMIERLPFSWRDFKNYLKHKRKEMKLEDLVICLKIEGDNKIT